The nucleotide window GAGTTCGGTACAGGCTCTGACACAGCGCTGGCAGCGGATACATTTGCTGTCATCTTTCTGAATGGCCGGCGAAGAGATATCCACCTGATCCTCTTTATGAAGATCGATAAAAATGCCCTGATCGATCCGGTATTCATTGGCCAGGGCCTGCAGTTCGCAGTTCCCGTTACGGTAACAACGAAGACAGTCTCCCCGGTGTTCACTCAGCAATAATTCAATGACATGTTTCCTGGCAGTCCGGACCAGGCGGCTGTTAGTGTAAATTTCCATACCGTCAGAAACCGGCGTGGCACAAGATGCCTGAAGAGTCCGCGAGCCTTTCACTTCCACCATACAGACCCGGCAGTTCCCTGCAACACAGAGATCTTCATGGTGGCAAAGTGTTGGAATGTGTACACCCAGCAATTTGGCTGCATCCAGGATCGTGGTATTCTCCGGCACAGAAACCGGTGTACCATCGATGGTCACATAAATCATATTTTGTTTATTTTCACTCATGGATTCCTCCGGGATTAATAGATAATTTCTTCACGAAAATTTTCGACAATCGAAATAAAGGGGTTGGCTACACTCTGTCCAAGCCCGCATTTCGACGCAACCCGCATGGTTTTAGCCAGTTTAACCAAATCGTCCAGATAGCTGGCGGGACGCTTTTTGTGTTTGATCGCCTGGATTCCTTTTACCAATTGCTGGCATCCTACACGGCAGGGTGTACACTGGCCACAGGACTCTTCCTGCATGAATTCCATGTAATTCATCAGAATGTGATACATGGAACGGGTGCTGTTGAAGAGCATCATGGATCCGCCTGTAGGAACCCCTTCAAAGCCGATAATGGTCTCTTTAAACTTCTTCCGGGGGACGCAGAATCCGGAAGCACCCCCGACCTGGACAGCCTTTGTGTCTCCGTCTCCAAAGAGATCCACAAATTCCTGGATGGTCATGCCCAATTCCAATTCGTAGATTCCTTCCACATCTGCATCACCGGATACGGAAAAAACCTTGGATCCCGCGGATATTTCAGTACCAAAGGTCTTGAATTTTCCTCCTTCATTGAGGACAATCATCGCACAATATACCAGGGTTTCCACATTGTTAATCACGGTGGGTTTGCCCAAATATCCTTTTTCCACAGGGTAAGGCGGTTTGTTCCTGGCTTCTCCCCGGTATCCTTCCATAGATTCAATCAGGGCTGTTTCCTCACCGCAAATGTAAGCACCGCTACCGCTCCGAAGATATAATGTGAAATTGAGCCCCAGCTTTTGCATCTCTTCATTGAAAGTATTCATCTTCGTCGTCAGCAAGGGAACCAGATAATTATATTCACCGCGTAAATAGACATACCCTTCAGGAGCTCCGATTACTTTGGCGCATATTGCCATTCCGGTAAAAACCTTGTCTGCCTGTTCTTCCAGGATTTTCCGGTCCTTGAAAGTCCCGGGCTCCCCTTCGTCGGCATTGCAAATCACATACTTCATGTCACTTTTCTGGTCCGCAGCCAGTTTCCATTTCAGATAAGTGGGAAAACCGGCACCACCCCGGCCTTTCAATCCGGATTCCTTGATATATTCCAAAATCTTGTCGTTTCCCAGCTTCATGACCTTTTCCATCAGTCCCAGCGTATCAATCTTCTCAAAAATCAGATTAACCCGCTCCTGATGGGCATTGATCCTGGCCAGTTTTTCTTCACGTGTCATGACCATGGTCTTCTCCTTACATGTATTCATCTAAAGCCTTGACGGCTTTTTCAGGGGTTAGCTCTGTATATACTTTGTCATTAATCAGCATGGCAGGCCCTTTGTGGCACCAGCCGATGCAGTTTGCTTCCAGAAGACTGAATTTCCGGTCGGGCGTTGTTTCACCCATTTTAATACCCAGGGCATCTTCCAAAGCGGCAATAATCGAATCCTTACCTTTCATGAAACAGGCAATAGTCTTACAAATCCGAATAATGTTCTTTCCCTTCGGCTGCATATCCATAAAAGAATAAAATGTAGCCACCCCAAATACATCTGCCGATGAAAGATCCATCTCCGCGGCAATCTCTCGCAACTGATCTTCAGACAGGTAATTGTTTTCTTTGCGTACCATCTGAAGAATGGGCAGAAGGTTCTCACGGCTCTTGCCGTATTTCCTGACGGCTTTCCGGACGATATTTTCCGATCCTTGCATGAATCCATCCCTTTCTTCGCTTCAATTTTATCTGTTTAAGACTTGAAAATTATCAGCGCAAGAATGTATTATTCCCCCAAGAATTACCCAAGGAATAATCCTTTTTTTCTCGATTGAAAACCCCAAATCGTGATTTTTTTCTCGTTTTTATCAGGGATTTTGAGAATGATTCTCATTTTTGTGAGAAGTTTCCCTTCCGGAGGTATCAAAACCGGAAAAATCCAGGAGTAAATGCTTGCTGAAATGGTGGGCGATGGAGAGGATGACGGCACTTCCGAGGAAAGCAATGGCAACTTCCCATTGAAATCCTGTCAGGGCTACGCCCAAAGTTACACTGGCTTCAGGAGAATGTTTCGCATCTGTGGCCGGCATGAAAAAGACGGTGCACCCTACCGACATGGAATCAACAAAAGCCAATAATACGACATTCCCAACAGGAATCAGTCCAAAAAGCGGCCCAAAAACAAGCCCGGC belongs to Candidatus Neomarinimicrobiota bacterium and includes:
- the nuoE gene encoding NADH-quinone oxidoreductase subunit NuoE; protein product: MQGSENIVRKAVRKYGKSRENLLPILQMVRKENNYLSEDQLREIAAEMDLSSADVFGVATFYSFMDMQPKGKNIIRICKTIACFMKGKDSIIAALEDALGIKMGETTPDRKFSLLEANCIGWCHKGPAMLINDKVYTELTPEKAVKALDEYM
- a CDS encoding NADH-quinone oxidoreductase subunit E — its product is MNAHQERVNLIFEKIDTLGLMEKVMKLGNDKILEYIKESGLKGRGGAGFPTYLKWKLAADQKSDMKYVICNADEGEPGTFKDRKILEEQADKVFTGMAICAKVIGAPEGYVYLRGEYNYLVPLLTTKMNTFNEEMQKLGLNFTLYLRSGSGAYICGEETALIESMEGYRGEARNKPPYPVEKGYLGKPTVINNVETLVYCAMIVLNEGGKFKTFGTEISAGSKVFSVSGDADVEGIYELELGMTIQEFVDLFGDGDTKAVQVGGASGFCVPRKKFKETIIGFEGVPTGGSMMLFNSTRSMYHILMNYMEFMQEESCGQCTPCRVGCQQLVKGIQAIKHKKRPASYLDDLVKLAKTMRVASKCGLGQSVANPFISIVENFREEIIY